From the genome of Homalodisca vitripennis isolate AUS2020 chromosome 8, UT_GWSS_2.1, whole genome shotgun sequence, one region includes:
- the LOC124368281 gene encoding odorant receptor 22b-like, whose protein sequence is MPVRAIYEVFLFSCSVAHIPFFLRRRRELSQLVCTLLEPFRKFEGYTIKSEIVKDYILWVNRFSAIYIFYHVLFLTCFLMVLSPLFTLLFFTEGAIVNDWPLPAGHIPFQTNSPFVYIVAYVITASAVVCAGLFHSSWHLAMIIASLHTKARLRMTADFLGTLSERAGLPEPMYSGVLMTSFDRIGHDCLVETVQSHMEIIQFVRMFNQCFGMTLLVLFQTSMIIVAVLVLQSVDRENYETHELLTGYNLALACLGLLGLFNYFGQTIIDESEKLHQAMYACDWYNRPKPFKTSLRIMITVGSRPLFLKVGGLYPLSMESYGSIMKAVYSYVNILLSLQKEKV, encoded by the exons ATGCCTGTCAGGGCCATCTATGAGGTGTTTCTCTTCAGCTGTTCCGTGGCACACATCCCTTTCTTCCTGCGGCGGAGGAGGGAACTGTCCCAACTGGTCTGCACTCTACTAGAACCATTCAGGAAATTTGAGGGCTACACCATTAAGTCAGAGATCGTTAAGGACTACATCCTTTGGGTCAACCGGTTCAGTGCAATTTACATCTTCTACCACGTCCTCTTCTTGACTTGTTTTCTCATGGTTCTGTCACCACTCTTCACGCTGCTATTTTTCACGGAAGGTGCCATTGTTAATGACTGGCCCCTCCCCGCTGGTCATATTCCATTCCAGACAAACTCTCCCTTCGTCTACATCGTCGCCTACGTCATTACTGCCTCCGCTGTGGTCTGTGCTGGGCTTTTTCACTCCAGCTGGCACCTCGCTATGATCATTGCTAGCCTTCACACCAAGGCCAGGCTCAGAATGACCGCGGACTTTCTGGGTACCTTGAGCGAGAGAGCGGGACTTCCGGAACCTATGTATTCTGGAGTCTTGATGACAAGTTTCGATCGTATAGGACATGACTGCCTTGTCGAAACAGTTCAGAGCCACATGGAGATTATACA gTTTGTGAGAATGTTCAACCAATGTTTCGGAATGACTCTCCTAGTCTTGTTCCAGACTTCTATGATAATTGTTGCAGTACTTGTTCTTCAAAGTGTTGAC AGGGAGAACTACGAAACACATGAACTGCTGACGGGGTATAACCTGGCCTTGGCATGTCTTGGCCTGCTGGGCCTCTTCAACTACTTTGGGCAGACAATAATCGACGAA TCAGAAAAACTTCACCAAGCCATGTACGCCTGCGACTGGTACAACAGACCCAAGCCTTTCAAGACTAGTCTGCGCATCATGATAACTGTCGGCTCTCGCCCTCTCTTCCTTAAAGTGGGTGGCCTTTACCCTCTCAGCATGGAGTCTTATGGAAGT ATCATGAAGGCTGTTTACTCTTATGTGAACATTCTACTGTCTTTGCAAAAGGAGAAGGTGTAA